The following are from one region of the Carnobacterium gallinarum DSM 4847 genome:
- a CDS encoding SemiSWEET transporter translates to MIGSLAGILTTVAFVPQVVKILKTKETSSISIQTCLMQVVGVFLWLIHGLFKGDVPLIAANSITLGLTLIITICKLRYSSESVLKNRKA, encoded by the coding sequence ATGATTGGAAGTTTGGCTGGCATTCTCACAACAGTAGCTTTTGTTCCACAAGTAGTTAAAATTCTCAAAACGAAAGAGACTAGCTCAATTTCTATACAGACGTGCTTGATGCAAGTAGTTGGCGTTTTTTTATGGTTGATTCATGGTCTTTTTAAAGGGGATGTGCCACTTATTGCTGCAAATTCCATTACACTAGGTCTAACACTGATAATTACCATATGTAAGCTAAGGTATAGTAGTGAGTCCGTTCTAAAAAATAGAAAAGCATAA
- a CDS encoding rhodanese-like domain-containing protein: protein MYNSIFIDEFYQKEKNEDLIILDVREVDEFQSGHIPSAQNMPLSLLGSTFTQLKKDTLYYIICHSGGRSANACNFLSQKGFNVINVMGGMSSWKGALA from the coding sequence ATGTATAACTCAATATTTATTGATGAATTTTATCAAAAAGAAAAAAATGAAGACTTGATTATTTTAGATGTTAGAGAAGTGGATGAATTTCAAAGTGGTCATATCCCTTCCGCACAAAATATGCCCCTTAGTTTACTAGGTAGCACTTTCACACAGTTGAAAAAAGATACGCTTTACTATATCATTTGTCATTCTGGTGGTCGTTCTGCAAATGCTTGCAATTTTCTTAGCCAGAAAGGATTCAACGTTATCAACGTAATGGGTGGCATGTCGTCTTGGAAAGGAGCATTAGCTTAA
- a CDS encoding metal-sensitive transcriptional regulator, with translation MQNCDKNILNRLKRAEGQLRGIQKMVEDEKECVDVITQLSAVRSSVDRIMGIIVAENLKNCLENPELDTENQAKKIEQAVQMIMKK, from the coding sequence ATGCAAAACTGTGATAAAAATATTCTAAACCGTTTAAAAAGAGCTGAAGGACAACTTCGTGGAATCCAAAAAATGGTTGAAGACGAAAAAGAATGTGTAGATGTGATTACCCAACTAAGCGCCGTCCGCTCAAGTGTCGATCGTATTATGGGGATTATTGTTGCTGAGAATTTAAAAAATTGTCTTGAAAATCCTGAATTAGATACAGAGAATCAAGCAAAAAAAATCGAACAAGCCGTTCAAATGATTATGAAAAAATAA
- a CDS encoding rhodanese-like domain-containing protein, which produces MFGLFQRTATISTNELMEKLEKSSILLDVRTTEEYQRGHISTAKNVPLNKISNYKYKHSSEIYVICQSGMRSKQATNILKKKGYQAINVRGGMNRWTGPVKGGRN; this is translated from the coding sequence ATGTTTGGATTATTTCAAAGAACAGCAACCATTTCAACGAATGAATTAATGGAAAAATTAGAAAAAAGCAGTATTTTACTAGATGTTAGAACTACCGAGGAATACCAGAGGGGGCATATTAGCACAGCAAAAAACGTTCCCTTAAATAAAATAAGTAACTATAAATATAAACACTCTTCAGAAATTTATGTAATTTGCCAATCAGGAATGCGGAGCAAACAGGCGACGAATATTCTAAAAAAGAAAGGCTACCAAGCAATCAATGTTCGTGGAGGCATGAATCGTTGGACTGGACCTGTTAAAGGAGGGAGAAACTAA
- a CDS encoding FAD-dependent oxidoreductase — protein sequence MPKIIIVGGVAGGMSAATRLRRLMEDAEIIVLEKGPFVSFANCGLPYYVSGEINQREALLVQTPENLKARFGLDVRPYHEVKAIQPENKTVTIQHRDRIFTENYDYLILSPGAKPFIPSIEGLTEATNVFSLRNVPDLDQIMQHFEEKNPKHATVIGAGFIGLEMAENLRKSGLDVTIIEKAPHVLPTLDEEMAAYVKNELIKNGVKVITSQSAIAFKQAGKEIILEDGTTILSDLTILSVGVQPENTLAKDAGIALGLRGGILVDEHYQTSLSDIYAVGDAIVVKQQITGEDALISLASPANRQGRQVADVIAGFPRKNKGSIGTAIVRVFDLSAASTGLSERSAKQAGLAVSVVHTSGKDHASYYPGATELTLKLIFNEKTGEIYGAQGVGMKGVDKRIDSLATAIKGGLTIFDLPELEFTYAPPFGSAKDPVNMIGYAAMNLAEVLSHTIQWSDLEKEVENGKIILDVRNSGELKSNGHFKNALHIPLDDLRCRIAELDIKKAYIITCHSGLRSYIGERILKQAGFHVQNLDGAFALYNTVKPEEIIHV from the coding sequence ATGCCTAAAATTATCATCGTTGGTGGCGTTGCCGGAGGAATGTCTGCTGCAACACGCTTACGCCGTTTGATGGAAGATGCAGAAATTATCGTATTAGAAAAGGGACCTTTTGTATCCTTTGCTAACTGTGGCTTACCTTACTACGTTTCTGGTGAGATTAACCAAAGAGAAGCTTTATTAGTGCAAACACCAGAAAACTTAAAGGCTAGATTCGGATTAGATGTGCGTCCCTACCATGAAGTAAAAGCCATTCAACCAGAAAATAAAACCGTCACGATTCAGCATAGAGATAGAATTTTTACTGAAAACTATGATTATCTGATTTTATCCCCTGGTGCAAAACCTTTTATTCCCTCTATTGAAGGTTTAACTGAAGCTACCAATGTTTTTAGTTTAAGAAATGTTCCTGATTTAGATCAAATTATGCAACATTTTGAAGAAAAAAATCCTAAACATGCTACAGTAATTGGTGCTGGCTTTATTGGCTTAGAAATGGCAGAAAATTTACGTAAAAGTGGACTAGATGTCACGATTATTGAAAAAGCCCCACATGTCTTACCCACTCTAGATGAAGAGATGGCGGCCTACGTTAAAAATGAACTGATTAAAAATGGTGTCAAGGTCATCACCTCTCAATCGGCTATCGCTTTCAAACAGGCTGGAAAAGAGATTATTTTAGAAGATGGAACTACTATTCTATCAGATTTAACGATTCTATCTGTGGGAGTACAACCTGAAAATACATTGGCAAAAGATGCCGGTATTGCCTTAGGCTTACGAGGTGGTATTTTAGTTGATGAACACTATCAAACAAGTTTGTCTGATATATATGCTGTTGGTGATGCCATTGTGGTGAAACAACAAATTACAGGTGAAGATGCACTGATTTCACTAGCCTCTCCAGCTAATCGTCAAGGTAGACAAGTAGCTGATGTGATTGCTGGCTTTCCACGAAAGAACAAAGGCAGTATCGGTACAGCTATTGTACGTGTCTTTGATTTAAGTGCAGCTTCAACAGGTCTAAGTGAACGCAGTGCAAAACAAGCTGGCTTAGCTGTAAGTGTTGTCCACACGTCTGGAAAAGACCATGCTAGCTACTATCCAGGTGCCACAGAATTAACGTTGAAACTTATTTTTAATGAGAAAACTGGTGAAATTTATGGTGCACAGGGAGTTGGAATGAAAGGTGTCGATAAACGAATTGACAGTTTAGCAACTGCTATTAAAGGTGGGTTAACAATCTTTGATTTGCCCGAGCTAGAGTTCACCTACGCCCCTCCATTTGGTTCCGCAAAAGATCCTGTCAATATGATTGGCTATGCAGCTATGAATCTCGCTGAAGTATTGAGCCACACTATTCAGTGGTCTGACCTTGAAAAAGAGGTGGAAAATGGTAAAATCATACTAGATGTCCGAAATTCTGGTGAATTAAAAAGTAATGGACACTTCAAAAATGCGTTGCATATTCCATTAGATGATTTGCGTTGTCGTATCGCTGAATTAGATATAAAAAAAGCCTATATTATTACTTGTCACAGCGGATTACGCAGCTATATTGGCGAACGTATCTTGAAACAAGCAGGCTTTCATGTGCAAAATTTAGACGGAGCATTTGCCCTGTACAATACTGTTAAACCAGAGGAGATTATCCATGTATAA
- a CDS encoding alpha-amylase family glycosyl hydrolase, which produces MNYEIIEAPEDLEKLIIYEIATKGFTSPNGAESGTFMSLEGKMPYLNELGINGIWLSGHQYCDGNHFYNIWTEYACIRPDQLDPTLGTEAEFKSMIQTAHAYGIKVFLDVITHGVMKDSSLVKEHPDWFNGESWGMKDFDWYGGKKELDEWWIETWLRYITEFDIDGYRLDVAHYRNDLWAEIRKRSLAAGKRMILIAENGPSTRGVIDLLQHGESVSHNFGVNQSSRILSDVGGYFKDRQSRVNDNYEVEIFYTDGTVQNSRQNNWYEKGKVPELIWEGTESRIVNSKTYEVAFQEQVGKLRIENSYGEKEIKNIQMQDRQGQLWNSTILLDGIIEVDYRISYQKKANQLLLEFPLRIQDGQYMSVQLSGHDNGWEGYPLDKTPYAAQGSRYLLGYTALLAPGIPIFMAGEEFDAGYRPLPNLAPNLFGKERIGEGRWLYGSWLDWDQLEIAGKRDTLNDTKRIIAIRKQYADVMKPLKMGEAHPNFGKLNYKSSSELPVPYYYQSAEIVLVICANPSEKLDVSLKLEMEPVLSETIKWEVTALFGQLPNQQVSFVGTPQEIANKNWEISRDKSLHGGLLVLKMEKLTE; this is translated from the coding sequence ATGAATTACGAGATTATCGAGGCCCCAGAGGATTTAGAAAAGTTGATTATTTATGAAATTGCGACAAAGGGATTTACCTCACCAAATGGAGCCGAATCAGGAACGTTTATGTCTTTAGAGGGAAAAATGCCTTATTTAAATGAGCTAGGAATCAATGGAATCTGGCTTTCAGGACATCAATATTGTGACGGAAATCATTTTTATAACATCTGGACAGAGTATGCCTGTATTCGACCGGATCAGTTAGATCCAACTTTGGGAACAGAAGCTGAATTTAAAAGCATGATTCAAACGGCTCATGCATACGGAATTAAGGTTTTTCTTGATGTTATTACTCACGGCGTTATGAAAGATAGCTCGTTAGTAAAAGAACATCCAGATTGGTTTAACGGCGAATCTTGGGGGATGAAAGATTTTGATTGGTACGGTGGGAAAAAAGAGCTGGACGAGTGGTGGATTGAAACATGGTTGAGATACATTACTGAATTTGATATTGATGGATATCGGTTGGACGTAGCACATTATCGCAATGATTTATGGGCGGAAATTCGTAAAAGATCTTTAGCTGCAGGAAAACGAATGATCCTTATTGCCGAAAATGGTCCTTCTACTAGAGGTGTAATTGACTTGCTTCAACATGGAGAAAGTGTTTCTCATAACTTTGGCGTAAATCAGTCTTCAAGAATTTTGTCAGATGTAGGCGGATACTTCAAGGATCGGCAAAGTCGTGTAAATGACAATTATGAAGTAGAGATTTTCTATACAGATGGAACTGTTCAAAACAGTCGCCAAAATAATTGGTACGAAAAGGGAAAAGTTCCTGAATTAATTTGGGAAGGGACGGAGTCGCGAATTGTTAATTCTAAAACGTATGAAGTTGCGTTTCAAGAGCAAGTTGGAAAACTGAGAATTGAGAATAGTTATGGAGAAAAGGAAATTAAGAATATTCAAATGCAGGATCGACAAGGGCAATTATGGAATAGCACTATTTTATTAGATGGGATTATTGAGGTCGATTATCGGATTAGTTACCAGAAAAAGGCTAATCAGTTGTTGCTGGAATTTCCACTTCGTATTCAGGATGGTCAGTATATGTCTGTTCAACTGAGTGGTCATGACAATGGTTGGGAAGGATATCCGTTAGATAAGACACCTTATGCAGCACAAGGAAGTCGTTATTTATTAGGCTATACAGCACTTCTAGCTCCAGGGATTCCGATTTTTATGGCGGGAGAAGAGTTTGATGCGGGCTATCGACCATTACCTAATCTAGCTCCAAATCTTTTTGGAAAAGAACGCATAGGAGAGGGCAGATGGCTCTATGGTAGTTGGTTAGACTGGGATCAACTTGAAATAGCTGGAAAACGGGATACGTTGAATGATACTAAGAGAATAATCGCAATTCGGAAGCAATATGCTGATGTAATGAAGCCACTGAAAATGGGAGAAGCACATCCGAATTTTGGTAAGCTTAATTATAAAAGCTCAAGTGAACTTCCGGTTCCTTATTATTATCAGTCCGCAGAGATCGTTTTAGTTATTTGTGCAAATCCAAGTGAAAAGCTAGATGTTTCCTTAAAACTAGAGATGGAACCTGTTCTTTCCGAAACTATAAAATGGGAAGTAACGGCATTATTTGGACAATTACCGAATCAGCAAGTTTCATTTGTTGGAACGCCTCAGGAGATAGCCAATAAAAATTGGGAGATTTCTAGGGATAAAAGTTTACATGGTGGTTTGCTAGTATTAAAAATGGAAAAATTGACTGAATAA
- a CDS encoding alpha-glucosidase has translation MRKKWWQEAVVYQIYPRSFRDGDGDGIGDLRGIINKLGYLQDLGILAIWLSPVYESPNDDNGYDISDYQAIMQEFGTMKDMEELIDKANDAGIKMIMDLVVNHTSDEHKWFIEARKGKENPYRNYYIWRNPTHSSEPNELKSTFSGSAWQFDETSGQYYLHLFSKKQPDLNWENNEVRNEIYAMMNFWLEKGIGGFRMDVIDLIGKQPDQKITGNGPKVHDYLQEMNQATFGKYDMMTVGETWGATPEIAKLYSNPNRNELSMVFQFEHVSLDEQTGKAKWDLKKLEVSELKKVFSKWQTAMGDEGWNSLFWNNHDLPRIISRWGNDGEYREKSGKLFAILLHVMKGTPYIYQGEEIGMINYPITSIEEVSDIESINMYHERLSQGYEKTAIIESINTKGRDNARTPMQWDDSENAGFTEGVPWLHVHPNYKEINAKKALASKTSIFYTYKKLIELRKNNPLVVWGGYQLVEETAAEIFAYYRTYNEESWLVITNLSGRQNQFMLEHEPKEVVISNREDFVIEKGLNVLEPYDAIVVKV, from the coding sequence ATTCGTAAAAAATGGTGGCAAGAAGCAGTCGTTTATCAGATTTATCCAAGGAGTTTTCGAGATGGAGACGGAGATGGCATCGGCGATTTAAGAGGGATTATTAATAAGTTGGGCTATTTACAGGATCTGGGGATTTTGGCTATCTGGCTTTCTCCGGTGTATGAATCGCCTAATGACGATAATGGCTATGATATTAGTGATTATCAAGCAATTATGCAAGAATTTGGAACGATGAAAGACATGGAAGAGTTAATTGATAAGGCCAATGATGCTGGTATAAAAATGATTATGGATTTGGTAGTTAATCATACTTCGGATGAACATAAATGGTTTATTGAAGCGAGAAAAGGCAAAGAAAATCCGTATCGAAATTATTATATTTGGAGAAATCCTACTCATTCTAGTGAACCGAATGAGTTGAAATCGACTTTTAGCGGAAGTGCTTGGCAATTTGATGAGACTTCTGGTCAATATTATCTACATTTATTTAGTAAAAAGCAACCGGACCTGAATTGGGAAAATAACGAAGTCCGGAATGAAATCTACGCTATGATGAACTTCTGGCTCGAAAAAGGAATTGGCGGCTTCCGAATGGATGTTATTGATTTGATTGGGAAACAGCCAGATCAAAAAATTACTGGAAATGGTCCCAAAGTACATGACTATCTACAGGAAATGAATCAGGCGACTTTTGGCAAATACGATATGATGACCGTTGGCGAGACGTGGGGAGCAACTCCAGAAATTGCTAAGCTATACTCTAATCCGAATAGAAATGAGTTATCAATGGTTTTTCAGTTTGAACATGTTTCGCTGGATGAACAGACTGGTAAGGCCAAATGGGATTTAAAAAAGCTGGAAGTTTCTGAGTTGAAAAAAGTTTTCTCTAAATGGCAGACAGCGATGGGGGATGAAGGCTGGAACAGCTTGTTTTGGAACAATCATGATTTGCCACGAATCATTTCTAGGTGGGGAAATGATGGTGAATATAGAGAAAAAAGTGGTAAACTCTTCGCTATTCTTTTGCATGTAATGAAAGGGACGCCGTATATTTATCAAGGCGAAGAAATAGGGATGATTAACTATCCGATTACGTCGATTGAGGAAGTTTCTGATATTGAAAGCATCAATATGTATCACGAGCGCCTTTCACAAGGATATGAAAAGACCGCCATTATTGAGTCCATTAATACGAAAGGCAGAGACAATGCGCGAACACCGATGCAGTGGGACGATTCTGAAAATGCAGGATTCACTGAGGGAGTTCCTTGGCTACACGTTCACCCAAACTACAAAGAAATAAATGCTAAAAAAGCTTTGGCAAGTAAGACGTCAATTTTTTACACATATAAAAAATTGATTGAATTACGCAAAAATAATCCACTAGTCGTTTGGGGAGGTTATCAGTTAGTTGAGGAAACGGCTGCTGAAATATTTGCTTATTATCGCACCTATAATGAGGAATCTTGGTTGGTGATTACGAATCTTTCTGGTAGGCAGAATCAGTTTATGTTAGAACATGAGCCAAAAGAAGTCGTTATTTCTAATCGAGAGGATTTTGTGATTGAGAAAGGGCTTAACGTGTTGGAACCTTATGATGCAATTGTTGTCAAAGTTTAG